The following are encoded together in the Citrus sinensis cultivar Valencia sweet orange chromosome 1, DVS_A1.0, whole genome shotgun sequence genome:
- the LOC102614828 gene encoding indole-3-pyruvate monooxygenase YUCCA2 translates to MDNNNHLKEVEGKRVHDHFNNKKAAISAARRIMVPGPVIVGAGPSGLATAACLTEKGVPSLILERANCIASLWQLKTYDRLRLHLPKQFCQLPLMPFPSNFPTYPTKQQFLTYLETYTNHFGLDPVFNTTVVNAEYDHLSRLWRVKTQQGLKQEETVYLCQWLIVATGENAEEVVPYIEGMDGFRGPIFHSSSYKTGELFRDKNVLVVGCGNSGMEVSLDLCNYNARPSLVVRDTVHVLPQEMIGRSTFGLSMCLLKWFPVRLVDQFLLLMSWLMLGDTSQFGLIRPKLGPLELKNVSGKTPVLDVGTLAKIRSGNIKVCRAIKRLTHHAAEFIDGSIENYDAIILATGYKSNVPYWLKDTEMFSEKDGFPRMEFPNGWKGAHGLYAVGFNKRGLLGASIDARRISEDIEHQWNSEAKKLMAFSRSLPLPPNQDLEFNSMVVN, encoded by the exons AtggataataataatcactTGAAAGAAGTAGAAGGCAAGAGGGTTCATgatcattttaacaataagaAGGCCGCAATATCAGCAGCTAGACGCATAATGGTGCCTGGACCAGTCATAGTTGGTGCTGGTCCATCAGGGCTAGCCACAGCGGCTTGTCTTACAGAAAAAGGAGTCCCAAGCTTGATTCTCGAAAGGGCTAATTGCATAGCTTCTTTGTGGCAGCTCAAAACCTACGATCGTCTCCGGCTTCATCTCCCTAAACAATTCTGTCAGCTCCCTCTCATGCCATTCCCTTCTAATTTCCCTACCTATCCAACCAAACAGCAGTTTTTAACCTACTTGGAGACCTACACAAACCATTTCGGCTTGGACCCAGTTTTCAACACCACTGTGGTTAATGCTGAGTATGATCATCTTAGTAGGTTGTGGCGAGTCAAGACTCAGCAAGGGCTCAAACAAGAGGAGACTGTGTATCTGTGTCAGTGGCTGATTGTTGCGACGGGTGAAAATGCTGAGGAAGTTGTGCCTTATATTGAAGGAATGGATGGTTTTCGAGGACCAATCTTTCACTCAAGCTCTTACAAGACCGGGGAGCTGTTTCGTGACAAGAACGTGCTTGTTGTTGGCTGCGGGAACTCAGGCATGGAGGTATCTTTAGATCTCTGCAACTACAATGCTCGACCTTCCCTCGTCGTTAGAGATACG GTGCACGTTTTGCCTCAAGAGATGATAGGGAGATCAACTTTTGGACTGTCCATGTGCTTACTCAAGTGGTTCCCCGTGCGCCTTGTGGATCAATTTTTACTTCTAATGTCGTGGTTAATGCTGGGAGACACTTCTCAGTTTGGACTCATTCGCCCTAAACTTGGCCCGCTTGAACTCAAGAACGTGTCTGGTAAGACGCCAGTACTAGATGTTGGCACTCTAGCAAAGATCAGAAGCGGCAACATTAAG GTTTGTCGAGCTATTAAGAGACTAACGCACCATGCTGCTGAGTTTATTGATGGGAGTATAGAAAATTATGATGCAATCATCCTAGCTACGGGTTACAAAAGCAATGTACCATATTGGCTAAAG GATACGGAAATGTTTTCGGAGAAAGATGGGTTTCCTCGGATGGAGTTTCCGAATGGATGGAAAGGAGCTCATGGTTTGTATGCCGTAGGATTTAATAAACGGGGGCTGCTTGGTGCGTCTATTGATGCAAGAAGAATATCAGAAGATATTGAGCATCAATGGAATTCCGAGGCCAAAAAGCTCATGGCCTTCTCTCGCTCTCTTCCATTGCCCCCAAATCAAGACTTAGAATTTAACTCAATGGTCGTTAATTAA